A single region of the Thermococcus zilligii AN1 genome encodes:
- a CDS encoding chemotaxis protein CheC, which produces MESAGNLSLLFKAMFKDVLNRIDPSGKLRLSSVRVVPSFVLVQRGILEGVNLVCFTLGDPPEAIVAFRFDYSRAWEDILKSNIDVLHSADPMAIINSLLKEVGNIIVGPLSTRLSKVLGKETLPSVPFAVGSVEDLEKLLRMMGEKVLPVFEGTISDGHLGSIEVCVIPSRHLLHELNSNPEVRGRVRWYIKKIRGEGR; this is translated from the coding sequence ATGGAGTCGGCAGGAAACCTTAGCCTTCTGTTTAAGGCCATGTTCAAGGACGTTCTTAATCGCATAGACCCAAGCGGGAAGCTGAGGCTTTCTTCAGTGAGGGTAGTGCCGTCCTTTGTCCTGGTGCAGAGGGGAATTCTTGAGGGCGTCAACTTGGTGTGCTTCACCCTCGGGGATCCCCCGGAGGCGATAGTTGCCTTCAGATTTGATTACTCTCGGGCGTGGGAAGACATTCTCAAAAGCAACATTGATGTCCTCCATTCGGCGGATCCGATGGCCATCATAAACTCCCTCCTGAAAGAGGTGGGCAACATAATCGTCGGGCCCCTTTCGACCAGGCTCTCGAAGGTTTTGGGAAAAGAGACCCTGCCGAGCGTTCCCTTCGCTGTTGGGAGCGTTGAGGATCTTGAAAAGCTCCTCCGTATGATGGGAGAGAAAGTCCTCCCGGTTTTCGAGGGGACTATAAGCGATGGTCACCTCGGCTCAATAGAGGTCTGCGTTATCCCCTCCAGGCATCTCCTCCACGAGCTTAACAGCAACCCCGAGGTGAGGGGGAGAGTACGCTGGTACATTAAAAAAATCAGAGGTGAAGGGCGGTGA
- a CDS encoding coiled-coil domain-containing protein: protein MFEKKKSGLTWDYLRERHSEILEDLKTLRDWDTVKAIIPESEELGDYSLLALQALASFIREFQIERNLLGERIGTLEGKLEDLRTEMRENDSSLERRLKALEESTADLQRKMLFVEGISNLVPRINEIEERLETNQAELLAKLEKRYAQLIEERVEQMINRRLREFGSSMPGISGDLVKFLREIQEKHDSLVVENYQLRKEVEPLKAALQAKEREVEELKKKLSSCNELSRRIDELQQRVQEYEEKAKMVSSIEKELMEITGAPTPGDAIALVRKMKSEYVPKSKLTPLLDEIKRLKAQVAKLEEENRSLLEKNEKLAEALRSIIEKGTGKEDE from the coding sequence ATGTTCGAGAAGAAAAAATCCGGCCTCACCTGGGACTACCTGAGGGAGAGGCATTCCGAGATACTCGAGGATTTAAAAACTCTGCGTGACTGGGATACTGTAAAGGCCATAATCCCCGAATCGGAGGAGCTCGGCGATTATTCCCTTCTGGCCCTCCAGGCCCTCGCCTCGTTTATCCGCGAGTTCCAGATTGAAAGGAACCTTCTGGGAGAGAGGATCGGAACCCTCGAGGGAAAGCTGGAGGACCTCAGAACCGAGATGAGGGAGAATGATTCCTCACTTGAAAGGCGTTTAAAAGCCCTCGAAGAATCCACCGCGGATCTCCAGAGGAAGATGCTTTTTGTTGAGGGGATAAGCAACCTCGTGCCCCGCATCAACGAGATCGAAGAGAGACTGGAGACAAACCAGGCTGAGCTCCTCGCGAAGCTCGAAAAGCGCTATGCTCAGCTAATCGAAGAACGAGTTGAGCAGATGATCAACCGGCGCCTCAGGGAGTTTGGAAGCTCGATGCCGGGCATAAGCGGGGATCTTGTTAAGTTTTTGAGGGAGATTCAGGAGAAGCACGACTCCCTGGTGGTCGAGAACTACCAGCTCAGGAAAGAGGTGGAGCCCCTGAAGGCTGCTCTCCAGGCCAAAGAAAGGGAGGTCGAGGAGCTCAAAAAGAAGCTCTCCTCCTGCAACGAGCTGAGCAGGAGGATAGACGAGCTCCAGCAGAGGGTTCAGGAATACGAGGAGAAGGCCAAGATGGTGTCCTCGATAGAGAAGGAGCTCATGGAGATAACCGGCGCGCCTACTCCCGGGGATGCGATTGCCCTCGTTAGGAAAATGAAGAGCGAGTACGTGCCTAAGTCAAAGCTGACACCTCTTCTCGATGAGATCAAACGTCTTAAAGCCCAGGTGGCTAAGCTAGAGGAGGAGAACCGCTCTCTTCTCGAGAAGAACGAGAAACTGGCCGAGGCCCTCAGGAGCATCATTGAAAAGGGCACCGGCAAAGAAGATGAGTGA
- a CDS encoding ribonuclease P protein component 4 produces the protein MGKKRFIREREKRGIAWERVETLFTLAEKVFPYDRELANRYVEIALAVQQKARIRMPRKWKRRYCKRCHSFLVPGANARVRLRNGHVVIKCLECNHIMRHPYIRERKERRKGT, from the coding sequence ATGGGGAAGAAGAGGTTCATACGGGAGAGGGAAAAGAGGGGAATAGCCTGGGAGAGGGTGGAGACCCTGTTTACCCTGGCTGAAAAGGTCTTTCCCTATGACAGGGAGCTGGCCAACCGCTATGTCGAAATAGCGCTGGCAGTCCAGCAGAAGGCGAGGATAAGAATGCCCCGGAAGTGGAAGAGACGATACTGCAAGAGGTGTCACTCTTTCCTGGTTCCCGGAGCCAACGCGAGGGTGCGGCTCAGGAACGGCCACGTGGTCATAAAATGCCTCGAATGCAACCACATTATGAGACACCCCTACATAAGGGAGCGGAAAGAGAGGAGAAAGGGAACCTAA
- a CDS encoding outer membrane protein assembly factor BamB family protein: MKRAEMLSVVMLILLGLMFPLANASASPVLFRGSVGEDIQYQKSIEAVAFGDGTVYAACDYRMVIGKDLISVYYQGLLGAYSIDGSKLWVNDSGYVVKIVPLKDGVLVGGFGGFVFFDREGRIKATSPVMNKLYDFAVRDGYVYGVNGDIWYSNGSVISSGEVFKAKIYDNGSVEVGEDGWRINLPSMPDRIGFGDGVIYVASGMPSGYSFNYQFGAVYGISWDGNLLWSVDTGWWVRDLEVWEGKAIAGTGFNNSRGYILMVDRDGKVLWNESAFFVEDLLVNGDTLYVSGADENGGRVAAYDLREKKELWNVRFPYRAKVLAYGAGKLAVGAGKFETREEGNVTRIYSEGGLYLLNPKSGKVLWKDTSMGYVRSLAVSGNLLAAGTGSSYFYVLDLGRVNESPSICGPGIFLLLALVFATTKRGD; this comes from the coding sequence ATGAAAAGGGCTGAAATGCTCTCGGTTGTAATGCTGATACTCTTGGGGCTTATGTTTCCATTGGCCAACGCCAGTGCCAGCCCCGTGCTGTTCAGGGGCTCCGTTGGTGAGGACATACAGTACCAGAAGAGCATAGAAGCGGTAGCCTTTGGGGACGGGACTGTTTACGCTGCCTGCGATTACAGGATGGTTATCGGAAAGGACCTCATAAGTGTCTATTACCAAGGCCTCTTAGGGGCTTACTCCATCGATGGCTCAAAGCTGTGGGTTAACGATTCGGGCTACGTTGTTAAGATCGTCCCCCTTAAGGATGGTGTTCTCGTCGGTGGCTTCGGAGGTTTCGTCTTCTTTGACAGAGAGGGCCGCATAAAAGCCACCAGCCCGGTTATGAACAAACTCTACGATTTCGCCGTTAGGGACGGCTACGTCTATGGCGTTAATGGTGACATCTGGTACTCGAACGGGAGCGTCATCAGCTCCGGGGAGGTCTTCAAGGCTAAAATCTACGACAACGGGAGCGTTGAGGTGGGGGAAGATGGGTGGCGCATAAACCTCCCCTCTATGCCTGACAGGATCGGGTTCGGCGACGGTGTGATATACGTGGCCTCCGGCATGCCCTCGGGCTATTCCTTCAACTACCAGTTCGGCGCCGTTTACGGGATTTCCTGGGATGGAAACCTCCTGTGGAGCGTGGACACCGGCTGGTGGGTTCGGGATCTCGAAGTCTGGGAGGGAAAGGCAATAGCTGGCACGGGCTTTAACAACAGCAGGGGTTACATACTGATGGTTGACAGGGACGGGAAGGTCCTCTGGAACGAGAGCGCGTTCTTCGTGGAGGATCTGCTCGTTAACGGGGACACGCTCTACGTCTCAGGGGCCGACGAAAACGGGGGCAGGGTTGCGGCGTACGATCTAAGGGAGAAGAAAGAACTCTGGAACGTGCGCTTCCCATACAGGGCGAAAGTTCTGGCCTATGGGGCGGGCAAGCTCGCCGTTGGCGCTGGCAAGTTCGAGACCAGGGAGGAGGGCAACGTTACAAGGATCTACAGCGAAGGCGGCCTCTATTTGCTCAATCCAAAGAGCGGGAAAGTCCTGTGGAAGGACACGAGCATGGGCTACGTGAGGAGCCTGGCCGTCAGTGGAAACCTCCTGGCCGCTGGAACAGGGAGCTCCTACTTCTATGTCCTTGACCTGGGCAGGGTGAATGAATCCCCCAGCATCTGCGGGCCCGGAATTTTCCTTCTCCTAGCGCTGGTTTTCGCAACGACTAAAAGAGGTGATTGA
- a CDS encoding PH0542 domain-containing protein has protein sequence MPPGEDADLREALATGEDLDELIVRASHDGEFLRELIKYLDDDLWIVQKNSLMVIMSAIGEHEELFDPLLRKLLTMIRKSEAIPLTIEIAKAVGLLSKLKPDLVKNTVPVLFANYRVGDPKIKVNMTYVLEEIMRQNPVLFGNMFRDITALLNSPDETDRLAALNFISALGENGSRYVTPFLPKLLALLYDRDEVVRASAVETLTDVAVNNPKFRNIIKTKLSELRDRSGLVIIKVQEGLRKIALAEAREKAEEGG, from the coding sequence GTGCCTCCCGGGGAGGATGCTGATCTGAGAGAGGCCCTTGCAACGGGGGAGGACCTTGATGAGCTCATAGTCCGGGCCTCCCATGATGGTGAGTTTCTGAGGGAGCTCATAAAGTACCTCGACGACGACCTCTGGATCGTCCAGAAGAACTCTCTGATGGTCATCATGAGCGCTATTGGGGAACACGAGGAGCTCTTTGATCCCCTCCTGAGGAAGCTCCTGACGATGATACGGAAGAGCGAGGCAATCCCGCTGACGATCGAGATAGCGAAAGCCGTGGGGTTGCTCTCAAAACTGAAGCCCGATCTTGTTAAGAACACCGTTCCGGTACTCTTCGCCAACTACCGCGTGGGGGATCCGAAGATCAAGGTGAACATGACCTACGTTCTTGAGGAGATAATGCGCCAGAACCCCGTGCTCTTTGGCAATATGTTCCGGGATATAACGGCTCTTCTCAACTCTCCAGATGAAACGGACCGGCTGGCGGCTTTGAACTTTATTTCAGCCCTCGGGGAGAACGGCTCCAGGTACGTTACGCCCTTCCTCCCCAAGCTTCTCGCCCTCCTCTACGACAGGGACGAAGTAGTGAGGGCCAGCGCGGTCGAGACGCTTACTGATGTGGCCGTTAACAACCCCAAGTTCAGAAATATAATCAAAACCAAGCTTTCGGAGCTGAGGGACAGGAGCGGGCTCGTGATTATCAAGGTGCAGGAGGGCCTCAGGAAGATAGCCCTGGCGGAGGCGAGAGAAAAGGCCGAGGAAGGGGGTTAG
- a CDS encoding cyclase family protein encodes MIVDLSLPLGESTPVYPGDPEIRVRPWAFIDRDGYYMNSLKMGEHSGTHVDAPAHFIPGGKTVDELPLEKFIGNGLVIDVRNGEGPVKLDEIPDSGYYDRIVLFLTGGRELSPEVALFLAAEGVKAVGTDATSIGNESVHTILLSGEIPIFENLTNLEEVLGMEFVFIALPLKIEGGSGSPVRAVAILEE; translated from the coding sequence ATGATAGTTGACCTTTCCCTTCCGCTGGGGGAGAGTACCCCGGTTTACCCTGGTGATCCGGAGATACGTGTAAGACCCTGGGCCTTTATCGATAGGGACGGCTATTACATGAACTCGCTGAAGATGGGGGAGCACTCGGGAACCCACGTTGATGCACCCGCTCACTTTATCCCCGGTGGAAAGACCGTGGATGAACTTCCCCTTGAGAAGTTCATTGGCAATGGACTGGTCATAGATGTTCGCAACGGGGAGGGCCCCGTAAAGCTCGACGAAATACCTGACTCGGGCTACTACGACAGGATAGTTCTCTTTCTAACCGGCGGGAGGGAGCTTTCGCCCGAAGTTGCCCTGTTTCTTGCCGCGGAGGGTGTAAAAGCCGTCGGCACCGATGCCACGAGCATAGGCAATGAGAGCGTTCACACGATACTCCTGAGCGGGGAGATACCGATTTTTGAGAATCTAACGAACCTGGAAGAAGTGCTTGGCATGGAGTTCGTTTTTATAGCCCTCCCCCTCAAAATAGAGGGCGGGTCCGGGAGCCCCGTTAGGGCGGTTGCGATCCTCGAGGAGTGA